Proteins from one Mucilaginibacter jinjuensis genomic window:
- a CDS encoding family 43 glycosylhydrolase, translated as MKKLALVYVLVCFGFSVYAQSPAKQTTICNPLNLSYRFMPDTPSRREAADPAIILFKNKYYLFASKSGGYWKSDNLISWNFITSADLPLEDYAPAAVVVKDTVYFMASTGQGKQKIYKTNDPDSGKWQVANADFPIKMTDPDLFLDDDGKLYFYYGCSDKTPIYAVELDRKTLNPICKPVECFNSDIENHGWERPGDYNERSSRPWVEGSWMTKHNGKYYLQYAMPGTQYKSYGDGVYVADNPLGPFKIQVTNPASYKPEGFIAGAGHSSTFQDKFGNYWHVSTMTISVKHMFERRLGLFPMFFDKDGELYTYTAFGDFPHVIPQKHINGPEDFQPRSMLLSYNKPVQVSSALPNHPKANAVNEDVRTYWSAGTGNKGEWISVDLQKRSRVNAVQINFAEESVHLLGRSDSIYYQYLLEYSSDNKTWKTIKNKILKTDLPHDYIELATPVSARYIRLTNKHVPDGKFAVSGLRVFGKGNGKVPAVVSGLTVNRNTDARNVSLSWKKSSGAVGYNVRFGTAPNKLYLTYQVLNANEVTIHSLTRQQKYYFAVDAFNENGVTKAVKVTGAQ; from the coding sequence ATGAAGAAGTTAGCCTTAGTATATGTACTGGTTTGCTTTGGGTTTAGTGTTTACGCACAATCGCCTGCTAAACAAACAACCATTTGTAATCCATTGAATCTTAGCTACCGGTTTATGCCCGATACGCCCTCGAGGCGCGAAGCAGCTGATCCGGCAATTATCCTGTTTAAAAACAAATACTACCTGTTCGCTTCAAAATCTGGCGGGTATTGGAAATCTGATAATCTCATTAGCTGGAATTTTATTACATCGGCCGATTTGCCTTTGGAGGATTATGCCCCCGCTGCCGTTGTTGTTAAGGATACAGTTTATTTTATGGCTTCAACCGGTCAGGGTAAGCAAAAAATCTATAAAACCAACGATCCTGATTCGGGTAAATGGCAGGTGGCTAATGCCGACTTTCCAATCAAGATGACTGACCCAGATTTATTTTTGGACGATGATGGTAAACTGTACTTCTATTACGGTTGTTCAGACAAAACACCAATCTATGCAGTTGAGCTTGATAGAAAGACCTTAAATCCCATATGCAAACCGGTTGAATGCTTTAACAGTGATATTGAAAACCACGGCTGGGAACGCCCCGGCGATTATAATGAACGCAGCAGCAGGCCTTGGGTAGAAGGCTCATGGATGACGAAGCATAACGGTAAATACTATCTGCAATACGCCATGCCCGGCACCCAATACAAAAGCTACGGCGATGGTGTTTATGTAGCCGATAACCCTTTAGGCCCTTTCAAAATACAAGTTACTAACCCGGCCTCTTACAAACCCGAAGGCTTTATTGCAGGGGCAGGCCACAGCAGTACCTTTCAGGATAAGTTTGGTAACTACTGGCATGTATCTACCATGACTATCTCGGTAAAGCACATGTTTGAGCGCAGGTTGGGTTTATTCCCAATGTTTTTTGACAAGGATGGTGAGTTGTATACCTATACCGCATTTGGCGATTTTCCGCATGTAATCCCGCAAAAGCACATCAACGGACCAGAAGATTTTCAGCCCCGTTCCATGCTGCTTTCTTATAACAAACCGGTGCAGGTTTCATCGGCCTTGCCTAATCATCCCAAAGCCAACGCAGTTAATGAAGATGTGCGTACTTATTGGAGTGCCGGAACCGGTAACAAAGGTGAGTGGATAAGTGTTGACCTGCAAAAGCGAAGCCGTGTAAATGCTGTACAGATAAACTTTGCTGAGGAAAGTGTGCATTTATTAGGCAGATCAGATTCCATTTATTACCAATATCTGCTCGAATATTCATCAGATAATAAAACCTGGAAAACCATCAAAAACAAAATCCTTAAAACGGATTTACCGCATGATTATATTGAGTTGGCTACACCTGTTTCAGCAAGATATATCCGCTTAACCAATAAACATGTTCCGGATGGTAAATTTGCTGTTTCAGGATTGCGTGTATTTGGCAAAGGAAATGGCAAAGTACCTGCCGTTGTTAGCGGACTTACTGTTAACCGCAATACCGATGCCCGTAATGTTTCATTAAGCTGGAAAAAGAGTTCAGGAGCAGTTGGCTATAATGTAAGGTTCGGTACGGCCCCCAATAAACTGTATTTAACTTACCAGGTGTTAAATGCAAATGAGGTAACCATTCACAGCCTTACCCGCCAGCAAAAATATTATTTTGCTGTTGATGCCTTTAATGAGAACGGCGTAACCAAAGCCGTTAAGGTTACTGGCGCTCAATAA
- a CDS encoding glycoside hydrolase family 3 N-terminal domain-containing protein, translating into MLSIADMPVMAQDKAPVFRNAALPINERVNNLVSSLTLEEKISLLGYQSKAVPRLGIPAYNWWNEALHGVARAGEATVFPQAIGMAATFNDALLKQVASAISTEARAKYNLASAKGMHPQYMGLTFWSPNINIFRDPRWGRGQETYGEDPYLTGRMGTAFVRGMQGDDPNHLKTAACAKHFAVHSGPEAGRGAFNAVIDQKDLRETYLPAFHQLVNAGVESVMGAYNRVNGEPCNISPTLLGILRNEWGFKGHLVTDCGALDDIWESHKVLPNRVAVAAAAVKVGVNLDCSTLLQTEVMQAVKENLLTEKEIDATLKTLLATQFKLGFYDDPASSPYSAYGADSVGTAYHVQLARKIAEQGMVLLKNNNNLLPLNKDKVNNILVMGPNAFNADVLLGNYRGISSDLVTFTEGITKAAGPGITVQYQIGSDLVDSTKIQYVGDARSSDVTFAVIGLSPLMEGEEGDAFLSKNGADKADLRLPAVNIAFMKKLRKESNKPIVAVVTSGSALDIAEIEPYADAIVLAWYPGEQGGNAFADIAFGKVSPSGHLPVTFYKSLKDLPDYKDYNMKGRTYRYFKGDVEYPFGYGLSYTTFDYQWTAQPKTTYTEGQKVSCSIKVANTGKMDGDEVVQAYITYPNIDRMPVKELKQFKRVTVKKGDQQEVNIEIPLADLEKWDLKQKKWKLYKGQYQVVLGSNSADKKLAASFTVK; encoded by the coding sequence ATGCTATCGATTGCAGATATGCCTGTTATGGCGCAAGACAAAGCTCCCGTTTTTAGGAACGCTGCCTTACCTATTAATGAGCGCGTTAATAACCTGGTAAGCAGCCTTACCCTCGAAGAAAAAATTTCACTGCTGGGTTACCAAAGCAAAGCCGTACCACGTTTAGGCATCCCAGCTTATAACTGGTGGAACGAAGCTTTGCATGGCGTTGCCCGTGCAGGCGAAGCAACCGTATTTCCGCAGGCTATAGGTATGGCCGCTACTTTTAATGATGCGCTGTTAAAACAGGTAGCGTCGGCAATTTCTACCGAAGCCAGGGCGAAATATAATCTAGCCAGTGCTAAGGGTATGCATCCACAGTATATGGGCTTAACTTTTTGGTCACCCAACATTAATATTTTCCGTGACCCACGCTGGGGCCGCGGACAGGAGACCTACGGCGAAGACCCATACCTAACCGGCCGTATGGGAACTGCCTTTGTTAGAGGTATGCAGGGCGACGATCCCAATCATTTAAAAACAGCAGCATGTGCCAAACACTTCGCTGTGCATAGCGGCCCGGAAGCTGGTCGTGGTGCTTTTAATGCGGTGATAGATCAGAAAGATCTGCGCGAGACTTATCTCCCTGCATTTCATCAACTGGTTAATGCCGGGGTGGAATCTGTAATGGGCGCTTATAACCGTGTAAATGGCGAGCCTTGTAATATAAGCCCAACGCTATTGGGCATTTTAAGAAACGAATGGGGTTTTAAAGGCCATTTGGTAACCGATTGCGGTGCTTTGGATGATATTTGGGAGAGCCACAAAGTATTACCCAACCGTGTAGCTGTGGCGGCTGCTGCGGTTAAAGTTGGTGTTAACCTTGATTGCTCAACCCTGTTGCAAACCGAAGTAATGCAGGCCGTAAAAGAAAACCTGTTAACCGAAAAGGAAATTGATGCAACATTAAAAACCTTATTGGCCACCCAATTTAAACTGGGTTTTTATGATGACCCGGCCAGCTCACCGTACTCGGCTTATGGTGCGGATAGTGTAGGCACAGCTTACCACGTACAGCTTGCCCGCAAAATTGCAGAGCAGGGCATGGTGTTGCTGAAAAATAACAATAACCTGTTACCCCTTAATAAGGATAAGGTAAACAATATTTTGGTGATGGGCCCTAATGCTTTTAATGCTGATGTGTTGTTGGGTAACTACCGCGGCATCTCGTCTGACTTGGTGACTTTTACCGAGGGTATTACCAAGGCGGCTGGTCCAGGTATAACGGTTCAATATCAGATAGGAAGTGATCTGGTTGATTCGACGAAAATTCAATACGTAGGCGATGCCCGCAGCAGCGATGTAACGTTTGCAGTTATCGGCTTATCGCCTTTAATGGAAGGCGAAGAAGGAGATGCTTTCTTATCTAAAAATGGTGCAGACAAGGCCGATTTGCGTTTGCCTGCCGTGAATATCGCTTTTATGAAAAAACTGCGTAAGGAGAGCAATAAACCTATTGTTGCCGTAGTAACGTCGGGCAGTGCCCTGGATATTGCTGAGATAGAACCTTATGCTGATGCCATAGTTTTGGCCTGGTATCCCGGCGAGCAAGGCGGTAATGCATTTGCTGATATTGCTTTCGGAAAAGTTTCGCCATCAGGGCACTTGCCGGTTACTTTCTATAAATCGCTTAAAGACTTGCCTGATTATAAGGACTACAACATGAAAGGCCGTACCTATCGTTACTTTAAAGGCGATGTGGAATATCCTTTCGGTTATGGATTGAGCTACACTACATTCGATTACCAATGGACAGCCCAGCCTAAAACCACTTATACAGAAGGTCAAAAGGTTAGCTGCTCAATTAAAGTAGCCAATACCGGCAAAATGGATGGCGACGAAGTGGTACAAGCCTACATTACTTATCCCAACATCGACAGAATGCCTGTTAAAGAACTGAAACAGTTTAAACGGGTAACAGTAAAAAAAGGAGATCAGCAGGAAGTTAATATTGAAATACCATTAGCTGATCTGGAAAAATGGGATTTGAAACAAAAGAAATGGAAACTGTACAAAGGCCAGTATCAGGTAGTATTGGGCAGTAACTCTGCCGATAAAAAATTGGCTGCCTCATTTACCGTAAAATAA